From the genome of Etheostoma spectabile isolate EspeVRDwgs_2016 chromosome 10, UIUC_Espe_1.0, whole genome shotgun sequence, one region includes:
- the gla gene encoding alpha-galactosidase A, producing the protein MCRSVCLLALLVVVSPTAEALDNGLALKPTMGWLHWERFMCNIDCDKDPNNCISERLYMQMADVMVKEGWKEAGYEYVCIDDCWPSHQRDAQGRLQADPKRFPGGIKKLADYVHSKGLKLGIYADVGKNTCAGYPGSLGYYETDAQTFADWNVDLLKFDGCYMDWTLVGEGYVNMSKALNKTGSSILYSCEWPLYVWQFKKPNYTAIRETCNHWRNFADVYDSWSSVKSILDWTASHQDDIVPAAGPGGWNDPDMLVIGNFGLSHAQQESQMALWAIMAAPLLMSNDLRDICPRSKELLQNKHIIAISQDPLGKQGYRTAKVDNFEVWERTLSKNRLAIAVLNQQEIGGPRGFVLRAAPGWKICNPQCNVTQILPQYKELGVQTPQTKLVVSVNPSGTTLLTVTPISSDITGHKLYWRGAAVKRKHNTSL; encoded by the exons ATGTGCAGATCAGTGTGTCTCCTCGCGCTCCTCGTTGTAGTCAGCCCAACTGCTGAAGCGTTGGACAATGGTCTGGCGCTGAAACCCACAATGGGCTGGCTGCACTGGGAGAGATTCATGTGTAATATCGACTGTGACAAGGACCCTAATAACTGCATCAG TGAGCGTCTGTACATGCAGATGGCAGATGTGATGGTGAAGGAGGGCTGGAAAGAGGCCGGTTACGAGTACGTCTGCATCGATGACTGCTGGCCCTCCCACCAGCGCGATGCCCAGGGCCGCCTGCAGGCAGACCCCAAAAGATTCCCGGGGGGCATAAAGAAACTGGCCGACTAT GTCCATTCTAAGGGGCTGAAGCTGGGTATCTATGCAGATGTGGGAAAGAATACCTGTGCTGGATACCCTGGTAGTCTGGGTTACTATGAGACAGATGCTCAGACGTTTGCTGATTGGAATGTAGATCTGCTCAAATTTGATGGTTGCTACATGGACTGGACCTTGGTGGGAGAAG gCTACGTCAACATGTCAAAAGCACTGAACAAAACCGGAAGTAGTATCCTGTACTCCTGTGAGTGGCCTTTGTATGTGTGGCAGTTCAAAAAG CCAAACTACACAGCCATCCGTGAGACGTGTAACCACTGGCGCAACTTTGCTGACGTGTACGACTCATGGAGCTCTGTCAAGTCCATCTTGGATTGGACTGCTTCTCATCAAGACGACATTGTCCCCGCAGCTGGACCTGGGGGCTGGAACGACCCCGATATG CTGGTGATTGGGAACTTTGGCCTGAGTCATGCCCAGCAGGAGTCTCAGATGGCATTATGGGCCATCATGGCAGCCCCTTTGCTCATGTCTAATGATCTGAGGGACATCTGTCCTCGCTCCAAGGAACTGCTGCAGAACAAACACATTATTGCCATTAGCCAGGACCCACTGGGCAAGCAAGGATACCGCACTGCCAAG GTGGACAATTTTGAGGTGTGGGAGAGGACTTTGTCCAAGAACCGACTGGCTATCGCTGTGCTGAACCAGCAGGAGATTGGTGGTCCCCGAGGGTTTGTCCTCAGAGCGGCTCCTGGCTGGAAGATCTGTAACCCCCAGTGTAACGTCACACAGATCCTTCCTCAGTACAAGGAACTGGGTGTTCAGACTCCACAAACCAAACTGGTTGTATCCGTCAACCCCTCAGGCACTACTCTACTAACCGTCACTCCCATCAGCAGCGACATCACAGGGCACAAGCTGTACTGGAGGGGCGCAGCTGTCAAACGCAAGCACAACACCAGTTTGTAG
- the rpl36a gene encoding large ribosomal subunit protein eL42 isoform X1, which produces MVNVPKTRRTYCKKCKKHQPHKVTQYKKGKDSLYAQGKRRYDRKQSGYGGQTKPIFRKKAKTTKKIVLRLECVEPNCRSKRMLAIKRCKHFELGGDKKRKGQVIQF; this is translated from the exons ATG GTGAACGTCCCGAAGACCCGCAGGACCTACTGCAAAAAGTGCAAGAAGCACCAGCCTCACAAAGTTACCCAGTACAAGAAGGGAAAGGACTCCCTCTATGCACAGG GTAAGAGGAGATACGACAGAAAGCAGAGTGGTTATGGTGGTCAGACAAAGCcaattttcagaaaaaag GCTAAGACCACAAAGAAGATTGTGCTGAGGCTGGAGTGTGTAGAGCCCAACTGCAGATCCAAGAGAATGCTGGCCATCAAGAGATGCAAGCACTTCGAGTTGGGTGGTGACAAGAAGAGAAAG GGCCAGGTTATCCAGTTCTAA